CGCTGCCGCGCTTCCATTTCGGCGAAATGGTCGAAGACACTTTCGCCGGGCCGCAGCCGGATTTCGCTCGCGCCCACGCCGCGGTAATTGAAGCGCAGGCTCAGCGCGCCCGCGGCCGCGCCGCGCCGCGCGAGATGGCGCACGACGTTATTGTCCATCGTGCCGCCCATGTGCGGGTGCGGCGCGAGGACCACGAACGCCGCGCGCGGCACGCTCGTCTCGGGATAGGCCAGCACGCCTTCAAGCCGCAATTCGCCGGCGTCGAAAACGGTCCGTTCTTCAACGAATTCCCGTTCGCTCATCAGTAGAGCCCGATGTTCTGGTTCGGCGCGTCCGCGGGCAGTGGGTCGCGCACGCCCTCGCGCTGGAATCCCGGCGCCTGTATTTCATGAATCACGGGCGCGGCCTCGTCGCGTTCGATAACATTCGGCAATAGCGCGCTCTCGTCCAGCCGATGGAAACGCACGCGCCCGCGCGCCGCGCCTTCCGGCGCGTCCACGCGCAATACCAGTCGATGACCGTAAGGGTAATACTCGGGCGGCGCGTCCGGGTCATACTTCAGTTGCGGGCACATACCCGCGAGGCTGTTCCCGTATCCCGACAACGCCACCGCGTTCGGGAACCACGCCGCCGTCAGGTTCTTCCGGAATTCGGTGTCCAGCGCCATGCCGCCCAGATGGATGCCGGTAATGGCCTCGCGCAGCGGCTGTTCCAGGCGCTCGCCCAGCACGCGCAGCACGGGCGGCGTCGCGAAGAGCACGCCGATATGCTGGGATCGCAGCACGGCTTCGGCTTGCGCCAGCACGTGGTCCAGGTAACGGGTCCGGGCAAGCGAGTCCCCCGGCAGCCGCCGGGCCCAGCGGGGGTCGAAATCGACCATGAATGGGTCGACGGACCCCATGGCGACGGCGCAGGCGCGCGCGGCCTTGCCGATGATGTGCGGGCCCGACGGCCCGATAAACAGCCAGTGCACGTTGCGCGGGAACCGCACCCGCGCCGCGGCTTCGAGAAATGGCGCGATGAACGCCGCCTCGAATTCGTCCTTGCGGAATGCCGTTCTCTTGGGCGGCCCCGTGGTCCCGCCGGTCTCGGTCGTAATGAATTCAGGCAGGCGGTCGTGAAATCGCCGGGGGATAAAGTCCTCGATCGGGCGCTCCGCCAGCAGCCCGGCCGGCATGGGCCCAAAGCGGTCGAGGTCTTCAATACTCGTCACGTGCCGGCGCGGGTCGAAGCCCAATTCCGGGGCGCGTTCGAGCCAATAGGGCGCCCCCCACTTCGGATCGAAATGAAGTTCCATGATGCGGGCAAGATGGGCGCGCATGGGACCCGTGTTCATGTTGCCTTGTCCCCATACCGGAAAATCAGCGCCGGCGTCATTACCAGGTCGGCGGCCAGCGCCGCGATCATCGCCGCTCCGGCCAGCAACCCGAAGTATTGTATCGGCACGAAGGTCGACGCGCACAACGCGAAGAACCCGCAACACGACGTAACCGTTGCGATAACCATGGCGGGAGCCACGTGCCGCAGCGTGGTGCGCAATGCTGCTTCCTTCCCGGCTCCTGCGCGGCGGTCCTGCCGGTAGGCCGTGACCAGGTGCGCCGTGTTGTCTACGGCAATGCCGACGGCCACACTGGCCATCATGACCGTAGCGGCGTCGAGAGCAATACCGGCCGCGGCCATAATCGCAAATGCCGCGAGCACCGGCAAAAGGTTCGGCGGGATCGCGAGCAGCGTCAGCCGCCAGGAGCGCAACCCGGCCAGGATGCACAGGAAGACGACCACAAATGCCAGGCTGAAACTCCGTAACTGCATGAGCACGAGGTTAAGTTGGGCGTGAACCAGTCGCGGAACCATACCCGTCACGCATCCCGTCAAGGGCCGCGGCAGCGCGTCCATGGCCCGTTCCGCCGCGCGCAGTATTTCCAGGAATTGCGGCGACGCCATGACACGCACCAGCACCGACAGGCGGACGGCCCGGCCCTCGCTGGTCACAAACCGGGCCAACTGCGCGCGGCCCGCATCATCAAGCCCGGCAAGCAATTGCCCCGCTGCCGACTCGTCTTCCGGCAGCCGATAGTATCCGGAATCGGGGGCGTGGTCCCACTGATTGAGCTTCTTCAGCAGGTCCACCGGCGATAACACGCGGGCCACGCCCGGCACGGCCTCCAATTGCCTGGCCGCGCCGTCGAGCGCACCCCACACGCCGCGGTCGAGCCAGCCATCCGGCGCATCGACCAGCATCTCGATCGTGTAGAATCCCGTCAGCCGTTCGCCGACAAACCGGTAATCGCGCACCGCAGGCGAATCGGCCGGCAGGAACGTGAGCGGGTCCGCTTCCGTGCGCACCCAGCACACGGCAATCAATGAGGCCGTTCCCAGCACCCCGCCCGCGATGAGCACCATGCCCGAACGCCGCGAGGCAAGCCCGGCCAGCGCGTCCGTCCAGCCCCCGACGCGCGTCCGCGGCGAGTGCGCGGGCACGCGCAGCCACCGCGCCAGCAGCGGCGCGACCCCGAGGCTGACCGCCAGCGACACCATCATGCCGAGCGCCGCGAATACCCCGAGTTCGCGGACCGGCTCCATGTCCGCCGTGAGCAACGCGCCGAACCCGCACGCGGTCGTGACCGCGGCGATTGTGCAGGGCAACGCAGTTTCGCGCAAAGCCCTTTCCATCGCGGCGCCGGATGTTGTGCACTCAGGCCGGTGGTGCTGATACCGGCGCAAGATATGCACGACATTCGCGAGCGCAAGCACCCAGAGCAAGGCAGGCAGCACGGACGTGACCATGTTCATGGACCGGCCGGAAAGGCCCATCGCGCCCAGGGTGAGCACAAGCGAGAGCCCGGCGCACGCACCACAAACCACCGTCGCGCGCACGGACCGGAATTGCAGCGCCAGCACAAGCGCGGCGCATACCGCGGCAATAGGGAAAATGCGAGCCGACTCGCGTTCCGAGGTCTCATCTAATACGGCATTCAAGGCGGGCGAACCTGCAAGATGCACCCCATAGCCGTATTGCCGCAGCGGTTCGACGGCTGTCTCGATAGCATGCACCAGTTCGCGCCGGCCCAGCGGTCCGGCGGCCGGAGCCGCTTCAATGAATATTCCCGCCACGGAGCCGTCGGCGGAAATCACGAAGTCCTGAAAAAAGGGTGTCGCGAGCATGTCTTCGCGGAACGCATCCAAATCCTCCGCGCCGAAGAAATCCCGGTATACGGCCGGCACCCCCCAGACCCGCAGCACGCCCGCAATCCCCTCAATCCGTTCAAGCGCGGCGACCTGCGCATCTAGGCCCGGCTCATCAAGTATTTCGCGCCCCGCGTACGCGACGAGAACAAATTCGTCGCTGCCGAAGAAGCTGCGGAACCGCTCATACTGCCGCGCGGCGTCGCCCTCGGGTTCCAGCCACCGCTCCAGCCGGTTGTCAATGCCCACACGGAACGCGAGGGGAACCGCCGCGACGGAAAGCAAGAGCAACGTGTAGCCTGCAAGGTCCAGGAGGCGTCTGCCGGGGTGAGGTTTCGCGCGCGCGCTCATGGCATATACGGAAACCGCTGGAAGAAGGGCGCGAGCACCGTACTCAGTTTCAGCCCCATCTCGATGTCGCCCTCCAGTTGGATGCGCATGTCGAAGAAGGCTTCCTGCGGCGCAATGTGCCCCGCAACGACCTCGAGCAGCGTGCCCGCGTCCAGAGTGAAGCGGCAGACCGGCTCCGGTTCGTCAGGACCAGCCTGAACCAGCCGTCCCTCCTCCACCACCAAACGCCACGGCGCACCGGCCCCGTCGCTAACCGCGATCTCGAAGCAGACAGAAAGCGTCTTCAAGTCCTCGAGCAGCAATTGGCCATGGATGCGCGGCAGGAATTCGGTGAAGTAACGTTCTGCGCCTGCGATCGTGTCCGCCATGTAGACCAAAGATCCTTCCATACTGCCGCGGAGCCTGGAGAGACGCGCGGCAAGACGCATATAACACACTCTCCGTCCCAAAACGAAATCCGTTGCCCGGTGAAGATCGCGCAAAAAACGCTTCTTCCACCGCACGTTGCGCCGGTTTGCCGGTATGCCGAAAGGCTTGCATCGTTTAATGGAAACAGTCCCTGCAGCACGGTTCCAGGGAATTTTCCCGCTCCGGGATCGTGTTTGCGTGGAGTGAGCCTGAGTCGGACCGGGGGAGCGCCGGGTGAACGCATGTCAGCCTGCTCAGGTTGACCGGACGACGGCCGCCGCCGCCAGGAAATAGCATATGACACCAGAAGAAACGGAACCACCGGGGCCTAGACTCCGCCGCGAAGAGGCGTTGACGCTCCTGCGCCAAACGCCCCTGCTAGAACTGGGCCGCCGTGCGTTCGACCGGAAACGGGCGCGTTACGGCGACTGCGTGACATATGTGCGCAACCGTCACGTTAATCCCACTAATCTCTGCGTTTATTCCTGCAAATTCTGCGATTTTGCCGCAAAGAAGGGTGATGAACACGCCTATTTGCTCTCTGAAGAAGAGGTTCTGGGCAGCCTGGCCGACCCGGACCTCCGGGAAACGCACATCGTCGGCGGTTTGTGGCCCAAGTGGGGTTTCGACCGCTCGATCGCGCTGGTGCGCCGCATCCGGGCTGCGCGGCCCGACCTGTACATCAAAGCGTTTACCGCCGTCGAGGTTGCCTATTTCGCGCGGATGGAGCGTACCGATGTCGAGTCCGTGCTCCGCGCCATGATCGACGCAGGGGTGGACCTCATGCCGGGCGGAGGTGCGGAAGTGCTCAGCGAGCGAGTTCACAGAGAACTCTTCCCGGACAAGATCGGGCCCGAGGAGTGGTTGAAGATCCACGAGAAAGCCCATTGCCTCGGTCTGCCCAGCAACGCGACGCTGCTTTTCGGCCACACCGAGACCGACGAGGAGACCGTGGACCACCTGCTTCGAATTCGTGACCTGGAAGACCGCGCTCCCGGCTTTCAGAGTTTCGTTCCGCTTGCGTATCAGCCTGGCACAACGCAGGTCGCGCCCCGGCCGGCGAGCGCGCCGCGATGCCTGCGCATCATGGCTTTGGCGCGGCTGGCGCTCGATAACGTGCCGCATATCAAGGCCTATACGCCGGCGCTGGGCGTAGAGACGGCCGTGGCCGCGCTCACGTTTGGCGCGGACGACCTCGACGGCACGCTCGGACAGGAACGCATCATGCAATTGGCCGGAACCGCATCCCCGGCGTCGCTCACGGCCCAACTCATGGACCGCATGATCCGCCAGGCGGGGCAAGCCCCCGTCGAACGCGACGGCCTGTTCCGTCCGGTGCGCGGGGAAACCGCTCAGCTCGTTTCCGTCTAAAGGACCACGCCATGCTACGCATTGCCCGCATAAACAACCTTTCCGCGCGTCCGTACGCGTTGGTTCCGCCCGCGTTTCCCGCGGACGTGATGCCGTGCACGCCGACGGAGGTGTACAGCCGCGCGGTGCGAGGCTACTGCGATGTGGCGCTGATGCCGGTGGCGCGCCTGCGCGAACTGCAGGACCGGTTCGAGCCCTTGGGCCCTTACGGCATCGCCGCGCGCGGGCCCGCCCACAGCGTGGCAGTGTTCTCGAAGCTGCCGCTTGAACATGTCGTTGCCGAAAGACGGCCGGTCCACGTGACGCAGAAGTCGCAGACGTCGCGCGAGTTGTTTGCCATCTTATGCCGCCACAGCATCGGCTGCGAACCGGTACTTACGATCCGGTCCGAGGAAGCCGACGCCCGGCTGCTCATCGGAGACGAGGCGGCGGACACGGCGCGGGAAGAATCTCGTTGGCCACACCGGTGCGACCTCGGCCAATGGTGGTTCGACATCATGGGCCTGCCCTTCGTCTTTGCGCGCTGGGTAGTGCGGCGCGACTTGCAGCGCGACGAGCGCCGCCTCGTGCGGCAGTGGCTGGAAGAAACAACGGTTTTCGCGGCGTCGCCGGAGGGCATGCGGCATCTGGCGGAGGCGGGGTTCCCGAACCTGACCGGGGCCGCTGCGGCCCGGCGGGCAAAGGAATACTACACCAGTATTCACGCGAGGTTGACGTTCTACGATCTGCACGGACTGAGCGTCTTTCTGCGCTGCCAGGAAGCGCGGGAGCAGGAACAATGGGTCAAGAGCGCATAGGGGCCCGCGAAGCCTTGTATTTGCTGCAGGACGCGCCGCAGTTGACGCTGATGGAGCAGGCGGACGCAGTGCGCCGCGCGAAACATCCGGGCAACGATGTCACGTTTGTCATCGACACAAACCCGAACTACACGAATATCTGCGTGACCGGCTGCGCCTTTTGCAGCTTCTACCGCAAGGAAGGCCATCCGGATGCATACACGCTGACGCCGGAGCAGGTGGCGGAGAAGGTCGCGCGCGCCCAGGCTTGCGGCGCCACCACCGTCCTGTTACAGGGCGGTCACAATCCCGCGCTGCGCTTCTCGTACTACCTCGGCCTGATTGCCGAAATTCAAAAGGCCGCACCAGGCATTCACCTGCACCTGTTTTCGCCGCCGGAAATCGCGCACATCGCCGAAACAAGCAACATGGCCTGGGAAACCGTGCTGCGCGCGTTCTGGGACGCAGGCATGCGCACCATGCCGGGCGGCGGCGCGGAAATCCTCGTCGATGAAGTGCGGCGCGGCGTTTCGCCGAAGAAGATTTCGAGCGATACGTGGCTGGACATCATGCGCACGGCGCATCGTGTCGGCTTGAAGACGAGCGCCACCATGACCTACGGCCACCGCGAATCGCCGGAGCACATCATCGAGCACCTGATGCGCCTGCGCCGTTTGCAGGACGAAACGGGCGGTTTCTACGCCTTCATCCCCTGGAGTTTCAAGCCCGGCCATTCGCCGCTGCGGCGGCTGGTCGGGGAAGAGGAACTGCCCAGTCTCTACGTGCGCGTGATTGCCGCCGCGCGGCTCGTGCTCGACAATGTTCCGCATATCCAGGCCTCGTGGTTCGGCGAAGGCTGGCGCGCGGGCCAACTGGCGCTGCATGCGGGCGCGGACGACTTCGGCGGACTGTTGCTGGAAGAACACGTGCTGCAACAGGCGAAGCATGGGGTAGCCACGTCCCTTGAAGCCCTGCTGACGACGATCCGCGACGCGGGCTTCACGCCCGTCCAGCGGACGACTGCTTACGACATCCTGCGCCGCTTCGACGATCTCCCAAACGCCTTTGCGGGACCGCTTTCCTGCGCGCGCGGCAACGACGGCGCACCGCGGCTGGATACGGCGCTCGCAGGCGCGGTCTGAGAAGGAAACGTCAAGAATGCAATTGCGTATTGGACACAGCCCGGACCCGGACGACGCGTTCATGTTCTACGGTTTTGCCTCGGGGCAGGTGGCCGTACCGGGTTACGACATCGAGCACGTGCTCGGCGATATCCAGTCGCTCAACGAGCGCGCAGCGAGCGGCGACCCGCTCGAAGTGACCGCCCTGTCGCTGCACGCATTTCTCCATCTTGAAAATCGCTATGCACTGCTCGAAGTGGGAACGAGCGTAGGCCGCCGTTACGGTCCGCGGCTTGTCGCGCGGCATGCCGCGCCGATCGAAGCACTCGCAGGCAAACGCATCGCGTTGCCGGGGCCAAAAACCACGGCCACGCTCATCGCACGCGGATTGCTGCCGCCCTTCCATGAAATTCACATGGACTTCATCCACATCATGGGCGCCGTCGCGTCCGGCGCGGTGGACGCGGGCGTAATCATTCACGAAGGGCAATTGACCTTCGCCGAACACGGGCTTGCGCTGCTGGCCGACCTTGGCGAACTGTTCGCGCATCGGCACAACGGCCTGCCGCTGCCGCTCGGCGTCAATTGCGTGCGCGGCGACCTCGCGCCGGAGCTGCGCGGCGCCATTGCGCACGCCTATCGCAGGTCCGTCGAAATCGCGTTAGCTCAGCGCAGCGCCGCGGTCGAGTACAGCCTCAGGTTTGCGCGGGGGCTTTCCCGGGAATTGGCGGATCAATTCGTAGGGATGTACGTAAATGAGGACAGCCTGGCGTTCCACGACGAATTGCGCGAGGCCGTTCGGGTCATTCGCGAGCAGTACCTGCGCTCCGCCGCATGATTTGGGGCACAGGCCGTACACGAACAGAACAAGACAAGGATAAGGAGCAAATGGAACAACCGAGAATATTGACGAAGAAAGAAGTGGTCGACGCCGTGCGGCAAAGCGAGTGCTTCAAGGCCGAGGCAGCTTACGCCGCGCGCGGCGGATACAAGACGCTGGCCGGCCCGCGATTGTACAAGGAACTTGAAGACGAACAGGTGCGCGTGGTTTTTCCCACGAATACGGCGAACCTCGAAGAAGGCTCGGTAATCGCGATTACCTGCCTCTTCGACCGGAAAGAGAACGTCAACATATACGGCCACACCATTTGCGCGGGGCCGGGCGTCAACGCGCTGTTGCGCGCGATCCACGCCCCGCTCGGCAAGGCCACGCCCCAGCCCGGCGAGGCCGGCGAGAAGGCCGTACTGCATTTCGTGGCCTGGAAACAGGCGGCGTGGGGCAAGTTCCTCAACGACGAACTCGAATACGGCAACCGGAAAGCCTCTGAAATCTGGATTCGCAGTTTCTGGAAAGCGCTCGACCGCATGTTCGGCGGAGGCGTGCTGATGAACGTGCCGGATGACTTCCACTGGAAGGAAAATTGAACCATGAAGAACACCGTCTACTGCCTGCTCTTAGCCTTGACCGTCCTGTCCGGATGCATGACCACCGGGGGCGGCAACCGCGAACTTGATACGCGCGGGCCCGTTTACGTGTACACCGCGGCGGACGATGGCAGCCGTTTCGCCCAGTACGCGCCCGTGTTTGTCGTCGAGCACGCGGAGGACGATTACAACCGCATCGGCACGCCTGCGGCACGCCTCAAGGACGGCGGCGAGGAAGATGTCTACGTTGATGCGGCGCGCCCGGCCATCTATGTCGAGGAACAGGAATTCACCGCGGAGCACGGGCATTACACGAACTTGGTTTACCGTGTGCATTTCGAGGAAAGCCCCTTCAGCTTCGGCAACTTCAACCCGTCCGCCGGCAAGAACGTCGGGCTGATGGCCGTGGTCACGCTGGATGACTCGGGCAAGCCCGTGCTCATCAACACGGTGCATACCTGCGGCTGTTATCACGCGGTGATCCCCACCAGCTACCTGCCTTCGGACGCGTTGCCGCAAGACTGGAGCGCGGAAGAGCTTGCGAACTATGGCGAGCGGCTTCCCGGCATCGTTCAATACCCGGAATCATTCGACACGTCGGTGCGGCCCATCTTGTACCTGCGCGCGAAGACGCACCGGGTCAAGAACCTCGCCGCCGCGCCGCTTGACGTGGCTTTCGCGCAGGGCGAAGTCGTGCTGGCTCCGCTTGCGCCCATGGACGCGCTTAAGCACCTGGCCCTGGGCGACGGCAAGGAAACCTCCTTCTACTACGAAGAGGGCGACAAGAAGGGCCTGGTCAAGGGCGCGCGCAAACCGTGGGAGACGGCCTTGCTCGGGCTATGGGTCCAGGACAGCCGCGTCGGCCAGGACCGCGAATTCGGTTCGCAGGAAGAAACCGGACAGCTCTTCTACACCACGCTTAACCCGAACAAGAAAGAGGCGTCCGACATGGCGGACTATCCGGCGTTCCTCTCCCTCAACGGCTGGCATATGTGATTTTCATAACGCTTGCATTCGCGCTCCGGGCTGCGTTCGTGGCCCGGCGCGCTTTCTTATTTGCTCCAACGGTGCGAATGCTCCACAATGAAGCGGGTGCCCGGACGAACCATTGCCAAGACGCCGGCCACTTTGGAAATGGACTGCGGAAATTAAACACATGAGACGATATGCGCCGTGTTGGTGGGCCTTGTTGTTCGGTTTGGGACTAATCTTAGCGACCCGTGCGGCGCAGGGCGCGGCGCCGGACCAGGACGGCGCGTTG
The sequence above is drawn from the Candidatus Hydrogenedentota bacterium genome and encodes:
- the mqnC gene encoding dehypoxanthine futalosine cyclase, with the translated sequence MGQERIGAREALYLLQDAPQLTLMEQADAVRRAKHPGNDVTFVIDTNPNYTNICVTGCAFCSFYRKEGHPDAYTLTPEQVAEKVARAQACGATTVLLQGGHNPALRFSYYLGLIAEIQKAAPGIHLHLFSPPEIAHIAETSNMAWETVLRAFWDAGMRTMPGGGAEILVDEVRRGVSPKKISSDTWLDIMRTAHRVGLKTSATMTYGHRESPEHIIEHLMRLRRLQDETGGFYAFIPWSFKPGHSPLRRLVGEEELPSLYVRVIAAARLVLDNVPHIQASWFGEGWRAGQLALHAGADDFGGLLLEEHVLQQAKHGVATSLEALLTTIRDAGFTPVQRTTAYDILRRFDDLPNAFAGPLSCARGNDGAPRLDTALAGAV
- a CDS encoding SCP2 sterol-binding domain-containing protein; its protein translation is MADTIAGAERYFTEFLPRIHGQLLLEDLKTLSVCFEIAVSDGAGAPWRLVVEEGRLVQAGPDEPEPVCRFTLDAGTLLEVVAGHIAPQEAFFDMRIQLEGDIEMGLKLSTVLAPFFQRFPYMP
- a CDS encoding MMPL family transporter; translated protein: MSARAKPHPGRRLLDLAGYTLLLLSVAAVPLAFRVGIDNRLERWLEPEGDAARQYERFRSFFGSDEFVLVAYAGREILDEPGLDAQVAALERIEGIAGVLRVWGVPAVYRDFFGAEDLDAFREDMLATPFFQDFVISADGSVAGIFIEAAPAAGPLGRRELVHAIETAVEPLRQYGYGVHLAGSPALNAVLDETSERESARIFPIAAVCAALVLALQFRSVRATVVCGACAGLSLVLTLGAMGLSGRSMNMVTSVLPALLWVLALANVVHILRRYQHHRPECTTSGAAMERALRETALPCTIAAVTTACGFGALLTADMEPVRELGVFAALGMMVSLAVSLGVAPLLARWLRVPAHSPRTRVGGWTDALAGLASRRSGMVLIAGGVLGTASLIAVCWVRTEADPLTFLPADSPAVRDYRFVGERLTGFYTIEMLVDAPDGWLDRGVWGALDGAARQLEAVPGVARVLSPVDLLKKLNQWDHAPDSGYYRLPEDESAAGQLLAGLDDAGRAQLARFVTSEGRAVRLSVLVRVMASPQFLEILRAAERAMDALPRPLTGCVTGMVPRLVHAQLNLVLMQLRSFSLAFVVVFLCILAGLRSWRLTLLAIPPNLLPVLAAFAIMAAAGIALDAATVMMASVAVGIAVDNTAHLVTAYRQDRRAGAGKEAALRTTLRHVAPAMVIATVTSCCGFFALCASTFVPIQYFGLLAGAAMIAALAADLVMTPALIFRYGDKAT
- a CDS encoding ABC transporter substrate-binding protein translates to MQLRIGHSPDPDDAFMFYGFASGQVAVPGYDIEHVLGDIQSLNERAASGDPLEVTALSLHAFLHLENRYALLEVGTSVGRRYGPRLVARHAAPIEALAGKRIALPGPKTTATLIARGLLPPFHEIHMDFIHIMGAVASGAVDAGVIIHEGQLTFAEHGLALLADLGELFAHRHNGLPLPLGVNCVRGDLAPELRGAIAHAYRRSVEIALAQRSAAVEYSLRFARGLSRELADQFVGMYVNEDSLAFHDELREAVRVIREQYLRSAA
- a CDS encoding CofH family radical SAM protein: MTPEETEPPGPRLRREEALTLLRQTPLLELGRRAFDRKRARYGDCVTYVRNRHVNPTNLCVYSCKFCDFAAKKGDEHAYLLSEEEVLGSLADPDLRETHIVGGLWPKWGFDRSIALVRRIRAARPDLYIKAFTAVEVAYFARMERTDVESVLRAMIDAGVDLMPGGGAEVLSERVHRELFPDKIGPEEWLKIHEKAHCLGLPSNATLLFGHTETDEETVDHLLRIRDLEDRAPGFQSFVPLAYQPGTTQVAPRPASAPRCLRIMALARLALDNVPHIKAYTPALGVETAVAALTFGADDLDGTLGQERIMQLAGTASPASLTAQLMDRMIRQAGQAPVERDGLFRPVRGETAQLVSV